One genomic segment of Occultella kanbiaonis includes these proteins:
- a CDS encoding 2-hydroxy-3-oxopropionate reductase, translating into MSTIAFIGLGIMGSPMAVHLANAGHTVIGYNRSPEKARPLVEAGGTAAASIAEAVAGADVVAIMVPDSPDVAQVLTADDGVFANARPGTLIIDFSSIRPDVTVELAAAAKEKGFRILDAPVSGGEAGAINAALSIMVGGAREDFDAAAEVFDAVGRTVVLVGPSGSGQTVKAANQLIVAANIQALAEAIVFLEAYGVDTEAAVEVLGGGLAGSTVLNQKAAKMLGREFAPGFRIDLHHKDLGIVTSAAREAGVVIPLGSLVGQLMASARANGDGSLDHSGLFRGVRRLSGTE; encoded by the coding sequence ATGAGCACCATCGCATTCATCGGACTCGGCATCATGGGCTCGCCGATGGCCGTCCACCTGGCCAACGCCGGGCACACCGTGATCGGCTACAACCGCTCGCCGGAGAAGGCCCGGCCCCTCGTCGAGGCGGGCGGCACCGCGGCCGCGAGCATCGCGGAGGCGGTCGCCGGAGCCGACGTCGTCGCCATCATGGTCCCCGACTCCCCGGACGTGGCGCAGGTGCTCACAGCCGACGACGGCGTGTTCGCGAACGCCCGGCCGGGCACCCTGATCATCGACTTCTCCTCGATCCGCCCCGATGTCACGGTCGAGCTGGCCGCAGCGGCCAAGGAGAAGGGCTTCCGGATCCTGGACGCACCCGTCTCGGGTGGCGAGGCCGGTGCGATCAACGCCGCCCTGTCCATCATGGTCGGCGGCGCCCGGGAGGACTTCGACGCCGCCGCCGAGGTCTTCGACGCCGTCGGCAGGACCGTCGTCCTGGTCGGGCCGAGCGGCTCCGGGCAGACCGTCAAGGCCGCGAACCAGCTGATCGTCGCCGCGAACATCCAGGCCCTCGCCGAGGCGATCGTGTTCCTCGAGGCCTACGGCGTGGACACCGAGGCGGCCGTCGAGGTACTCGGCGGCGGGCTCGCCGGGTCCACCGTGCTGAACCAGAAGGCCGCCAAGATGCTGGGGCGCGAGTTCGCCCCCGGGTTCCGCATCGACCTGCACCACAAGGACCTCGGCATCGTCACCTCCGCGGCCCGCGAGGCCGGCGTGGTGATCCCGCTCGGCTCCCTGGTCGGCCAACTGATGGCCTCCGCCCGCGCCAACGGGGACGGCTCCCTCGACCACTCCGGGCTGTTCCGAGGCGTGCGGCGCCTCTCCGGCACCGAGTGA
- the alc gene encoding allantoicase yields MNTHAAPGGTGTENEDSVPDFLSYPDLASRALAGSVVAANDELFAQRENLISAHRPAFDPADFGHKGKVYDGWETRRRRDEGNDWAIVRLGVPGVVHGVVVDTAWFRGNYPPFVSVEALAVDGYPSVADLLEADWHTLVPRSDALGDTANHYAVDSDRRWTHVRLSIYPDGGVARFRVHGEAVPDPDFLTGTIDLAAAENGGSLAYASDAFYSSPAAIILPGRARNMGEGWENARRRGPGNDYAIFSLAQRGTIAHVEVDTSYYVGNAPGWVRLSVADLAQSTADLDTTPDGEGGQWTDILAKVAVQADTRHRFLVDASVPATHLRLDVYPDGGLSRLRAWGELSEEDLTRARARYDATRP; encoded by the coding sequence ATGAACACCCACGCAGCCCCCGGAGGTACCGGAACGGAGAACGAGGACTCGGTCCCCGACTTCCTCAGCTACCCCGACCTCGCCTCCCGCGCGCTCGCCGGGTCGGTCGTGGCCGCCAACGACGAGCTGTTCGCCCAGCGGGAGAACCTGATCAGCGCGCACCGCCCCGCCTTCGACCCCGCCGACTTCGGCCACAAGGGCAAGGTCTATGACGGCTGGGAGACCCGCCGTCGTCGCGACGAGGGCAACGACTGGGCGATCGTGCGCCTCGGCGTGCCCGGCGTGGTGCACGGCGTGGTCGTGGACACCGCGTGGTTCCGCGGCAACTATCCGCCGTTCGTCTCGGTGGAGGCGCTCGCCGTGGACGGCTACCCGAGCGTCGCCGACCTGCTCGAGGCGGACTGGCACACGCTGGTGCCGCGCAGCGACGCGCTCGGGGACACCGCGAACCACTACGCCGTGGACTCCGACCGGCGCTGGACGCACGTGCGGCTGTCCATCTACCCCGACGGCGGGGTGGCCCGGTTCCGCGTGCACGGGGAGGCCGTGCCGGACCCGGACTTCCTGACCGGCACCATCGACCTGGCCGCGGCCGAGAACGGCGGCAGCCTCGCCTACGCCTCGGACGCGTTCTACTCCTCGCCGGCGGCGATCATCCTGCCCGGACGCGCCCGGAACATGGGGGAGGGGTGGGAGAACGCCCGCCGCCGCGGCCCCGGCAACGACTACGCCATCTTCAGTCTGGCGCAGCGCGGCACCATCGCCCACGTCGAGGTGGACACGAGCTACTACGTCGGCAACGCGCCCGGTTGGGTCCGGCTCAGCGTCGCCGACCTGGCCCAGTCGACGGCGGACCTGGACACCACTCCCGACGGCGAGGGCGGCCAGTGGACCGACATCCTCGCCAAGGTGGCCGTGCAGGCCGACACCCGGCACCGGTTCCTCGTCGACGCGAGCGTGCCCGCCACGCACCTGCGCCTGGACGTCTACCCGGACGGCGGACTGAGCCGGCTCCGGGCCTGGGGCGAGCTGTCCGAGGAGGACCTCACGCGCGCTCGCGCCCGCTACGACGCGACCCGACCGTAG
- a CDS encoding alpha/beta hydrolase family protein: MAANPDPIELVTSHGPARVHPRPADGTARIGALLLGHGAGGGVGAPDLLAATSAARTAGLDVYLVEQPYRVAGRRAPAPARQLDTAWLEVLAHLRAHVLGDAPVVVGGRSSGARVACRTASDGGARGVLCLAFPLHPPGRAADPSKSRLPELEAVTVPVLIVQGERDPFGMPPAGPGRTIVTQPGDHSLKGDPPGLRAAVGQWLTHLLAIGT; the protein is encoded by the coding sequence GTGGCCGCCAACCCCGATCCGATCGAACTCGTGACCAGCCACGGCCCGGCTCGGGTCCACCCACGACCGGCCGACGGCACGGCCCGGATCGGTGCCCTGCTGCTCGGCCATGGCGCCGGCGGCGGGGTCGGCGCCCCGGATCTGCTCGCGGCCACCTCCGCGGCCCGGACCGCCGGCTTGGACGTGTACCTCGTCGAGCAGCCGTACCGGGTCGCCGGACGTCGCGCGCCGGCCCCGGCTCGCCAGCTCGACACGGCATGGCTCGAGGTGCTCGCACACCTGCGTGCCCACGTCCTGGGCGACGCCCCGGTGGTGGTCGGCGGCCGGTCCTCCGGCGCCCGGGTCGCGTGCCGAACGGCGTCCGACGGCGGAGCCCGGGGTGTCCTGTGTCTCGCCTTCCCGCTGCATCCGCCGGGCCGCGCCGCGGACCCGAGCAAGTCCCGGCTGCCCGAACTGGAGGCCGTCACCGTGCCGGTGCTGATCGTCCAGGGCGAGCGGGACCCGTTCGGGATGCCACCGGCCGGCCCTGGCCGCACGATCGTGACCCAGCCCGGCGACCACTCGCTCAAGGGCGACCCACCCGGCCTGCGCGCCGCCGTCGGGCAGTGGCTCACGCACCTCCTGGCGATCGGGACCTAA
- a CDS encoding glycerate kinase, translating to MTHATQPPAPTRILIAPDKFKGSLEATEVAAHVAAGLRRLVTEGAVVALEIDELPVADGGEGTVAAAVASGFAPVEVDVTGPLGGPVRATYAARDGVAVIEMAAASGLAFTAADDDAARRSGTYGTGELVSHALDHGAHRIVLGVGGSASTDGGAGLAQALGLRLTGPDGELGPGGDALRRLVAVDASGLDPRLAETEVVLASDVDNPLLGPDGAAAVYGAQKGADATAIADLDAGLARWVEALGEAGFARAAEVAVGPGAGAAGGLGFAALALLGATRRPGVEVVLDLIGFDARVAGADLVITGEGSLDEQSMFGKTPVGVAAAASTAGVPTVAVAGRTTLTTERLRENGILAVYPLTSIEPDVATCLARAGALLEDVSEILGRNHLIGGQPR from the coding sequence ATGACACACGCCACTCAGCCCCCAGCGCCGACACGGATCCTCATCGCACCGGACAAGTTCAAGGGTTCCCTCGAGGCCACGGAGGTCGCCGCGCATGTCGCCGCGGGCCTGCGCCGTCTCGTCACCGAGGGCGCGGTGGTGGCGCTGGAGATCGACGAACTGCCCGTGGCCGACGGCGGTGAGGGCACCGTGGCAGCGGCCGTCGCCTCCGGCTTCGCACCGGTCGAGGTGGACGTGACCGGCCCGCTCGGCGGGCCGGTCCGGGCCACGTACGCCGCCCGCGATGGGGTGGCGGTCATCGAGATGGCCGCCGCGTCCGGGCTCGCGTTCACGGCCGCGGACGACGACGCGGCACGCCGGTCCGGTACCTACGGCACCGGCGAGCTCGTGTCGCACGCGCTCGACCACGGTGCGCACCGGATCGTCCTCGGCGTCGGCGGTAGCGCCTCCACCGACGGCGGCGCCGGGCTCGCCCAGGCGCTCGGGCTGCGGCTGACCGGCCCCGACGGCGAACTCGGCCCGGGCGGGGATGCGTTGCGCCGGTTGGTCGCGGTGGATGCGTCCGGGCTCGACCCCCGGCTCGCGGAGACCGAGGTGGTCCTCGCCTCGGACGTGGACAACCCGCTGCTCGGTCCGGACGGTGCGGCCGCCGTCTACGGGGCCCAGAAGGGCGCCGACGCCACCGCGATCGCGGACCTGGACGCCGGGCTGGCGCGCTGGGTCGAGGCCCTCGGCGAGGCCGGGTTCGCACGCGCCGCCGAGGTCGCCGTCGGCCCTGGCGCCGGTGCGGCCGGAGGGCTCGGCTTCGCCGCACTGGCCCTGCTCGGCGCGACCCGGCGGCCGGGGGTCGAGGTGGTCCTCGACCTGATCGGCTTCGACGCCAGAGTGGCCGGCGCCGACCTCGTGATCACGGGGGAGGGGTCCCTCGACGAACAGAGCATGTTCGGCAAGACCCCGGTCGGCGTCGCGGCGGCCGCGAGTACCGCCGGGGTGCCGACCGTCGCCGTCGCCGGGCGGACCACGCTGACCACGGAGCGGCTGCGCGAGAACGGCATCCTCGCCGTCTACCCGCTCACCTCGATCGAACCGGACGTGGCCACCTGCCTCGCCCGGGCCGGGGCGCTGCTGGAGGACGTCAGCGAGATCCTCGGCAGGAACCACCTGATCGGCGGGCAGCCCAGGTGA
- a CDS encoding aromatic ring-opening dioxygenase LigA gives MSTDSTDSTTSTATTTSSAGAPAGAAKFARLTGLILLIAGIVFVLAGGTTWGVVTSQLKAEEITISDDARWFAGQQVGGPFTAYSQADVINTHALHATDGRTYAELGEDMAQVEEGSAEYEELAAQRATVMNASFLRASLFTSVVAYGVAALVVGLGVLLGFAGVAFRKLGATA, from the coding sequence ATGAGCACCGACAGCACCGACAGCACCACGAGCACCGCCACCACCACAAGCAGCGCCGGCGCCCCCGCCGGGGCTGCGAAGTTCGCCAGGCTCACCGGACTGATCCTGCTCATCGCAGGCATCGTGTTCGTCCTCGCCGGGGGCACCACCTGGGGCGTCGTGACCTCGCAACTGAAGGCAGAGGAGATCACGATCTCCGACGACGCCCGCTGGTTCGCCGGACAGCAGGTGGGCGGGCCGTTCACCGCGTACTCGCAGGCGGACGTCATCAACACCCACGCCCTCCACGCCACCGACGGTCGCACCTACGCCGAGCTGGGCGAGGACATGGCTCAGGTCGAGGAGGGCAGCGCCGAGTACGAGGAGCTGGCCGCCCAGCGCGCCACCGTCATGAACGCCTCGTTCCTGCGGGCCTCGCTGTTCACCTCGGTGGTCGCGTATGGCGTCGCGGCCCTGGTCGTCGGCCTGGGCGTGCTGCTCGGTTTCGCCGGCGTCGCGTTCCGCAAGCTCGGCGCCACCGCCTGA
- a CDS encoding DUF4097 family beta strand repeat-containing protein encodes MTDYEFPVTGPVRVHAKLRASDLILAAADPADVPGMARVRLIVRGSDGAAIAEATRVTFEGGDLRIEVPSTRTRLFGGSARLRIEVDVPTGSDLDVETGSGDVLASGQLGRVRVKSGSGDVEIRSAEDLDGTSGSGDVSIGSVGTGHLVSGSGDVHVGTAGSLEVRTGSGDVGVDSGRDVDAATGSGDIVIKEVAGRVGLRTGSGDLIVRRAADGEITAKTASGDVVVGIPLGTAAMLDCSSISGSVRSELTPGDGPDGEGGGAVVLRLRTVSGDVLVRRA; translated from the coding sequence ATGACCGACTACGAGTTCCCCGTCACCGGCCCCGTCCGGGTGCACGCCAAGCTGCGCGCCAGCGATCTGATCCTGGCCGCCGCGGACCCCGCCGACGTCCCGGGCATGGCCCGCGTGCGGCTGATCGTCCGGGGGTCCGACGGCGCAGCGATCGCCGAGGCCACGCGCGTCACCTTCGAGGGTGGTGACCTCCGCATCGAGGTGCCCTCGACGCGGACTCGGCTGTTCGGAGGATCCGCGCGGCTGCGCATCGAGGTCGACGTGCCCACTGGGTCCGACCTGGATGTCGAGACCGGATCCGGTGACGTGCTCGCCAGCGGCCAGCTCGGGCGTGTCCGGGTCAAGTCGGGCTCCGGCGACGTCGAGATCCGCAGCGCCGAGGACCTGGACGGCACGTCCGGCTCCGGAGACGTCAGCATCGGCAGCGTCGGCACGGGCCACCTCGTCAGTGGCTCCGGTGACGTGCACGTCGGTACCGCCGGCAGCCTCGAGGTCCGCACCGGGTCCGGTGACGTCGGGGTCGACTCCGGTCGGGACGTCGACGCCGCGACCGGCTCCGGTGACATCGTGATCAAGGAGGTCGCCGGCCGTGTCGGTCTGCGCACCGGCTCGGGCGACCTCATCGTCCGCCGTGCCGCCGATGGGGAGATCACGGCGAAGACCGCGTCCGGCGACGTCGTCGTGGGGATCCCGCTCGGCACCGCCGCGATGCTCGACTGCAGCTCGATCTCCGGCAGCGTCCGCAGCGAACTCACGCCGGGCGACGGGCCCGACGGCGAGGGTGGCGGTGCCGTGGTGCTGCGGCTGCGGACGGTCAGCGGGGACGTGCTGGTCCGCCGCGCCTGA
- the ilvD gene encoding dihydroxy-acid dehydratase yields the protein MTAPTTAGPGGSTPSTPDIKPRSRQVTDGIEATASRGMLRAVGMGDGDWGKPQIGIASSWNEITPCNLSLDRLAQGAKEGVHAGGGYPLQFGTISVSDGISMGHEGMHFSLVSRDIIADSVEAVMMAERLDGSVLLAGCDKSLPGMLMAAARLDLASVFLYAGSIMPGWVKLEDGTEKDVTLIDAFEAVGACSRGLMSKGDLDRIERAICPGEGACGGMYTANTMASVAEAMGMSLPGSAAPPSADRRRDNFAHLSGEAVVEMLRKGITARDIMTKKAFENAIAVVMAFGGSTNAVLHLLAIANEAEVDLTLADFDRIAAKVPHLGDLKPFGRYVMYDVDRIGGVPVIMKALLDAGLIHGDALTVTGKTVAENLADINPPDPDGKILRALDNPIHHTGGITILGGSLAPDGAVVKSAGFDDDVFEGTARVFERERAALDALEDGTITDGDVVVIRYEGPKGGPGMREMLAITGAIKGAGLGKTVLLLTDGRFSGGTTGLCVGHVAPEAVDGGPIAFVQDGDPIRLDVANKTLDLLVDPAELEARKEGWAPLDHAFKRGVLAKYAKLVGSASQGAVLS from the coding sequence ATGACTGCTCCCACCACCGCAGGACCCGGGGGTAGCACCCCCAGCACTCCGGACATCAAGCCGCGCAGCCGGCAGGTCACCGACGGCATCGAGGCCACGGCGTCGCGCGGGATGCTGCGCGCCGTCGGCATGGGTGACGGCGACTGGGGCAAGCCCCAGATCGGCATCGCCAGCTCGTGGAACGAGATCACGCCGTGCAACCTGTCCCTGGACCGGCTCGCCCAGGGCGCGAAGGAGGGCGTGCACGCCGGTGGCGGGTACCCGCTGCAGTTCGGCACCATCTCCGTCTCCGACGGCATCTCGATGGGCCACGAGGGGATGCACTTCTCACTGGTTTCCCGCGACATCATCGCGGACTCGGTCGAGGCCGTCATGATGGCCGAGCGGCTCGACGGGTCGGTGCTGCTGGCCGGTTGCGACAAGTCGCTGCCGGGCATGCTGATGGCCGCCGCCCGCCTGGACCTGGCCAGCGTGTTCCTCTACGCCGGCTCGATCATGCCGGGCTGGGTCAAGCTCGAGGACGGCACCGAGAAGGACGTCACCCTGATCGACGCCTTCGAGGCGGTCGGCGCGTGCTCGCGCGGCCTGATGAGCAAGGGCGACCTGGACCGGATCGAGCGGGCCATCTGCCCCGGCGAGGGTGCCTGCGGTGGCATGTACACCGCGAACACGATGGCGTCCGTTGCCGAGGCGATGGGCATGTCCCTGCCGGGATCGGCCGCGCCGCCGTCGGCGGACCGGCGCCGCGACAACTTCGCCCACCTCTCCGGGGAGGCGGTCGTGGAGATGCTCCGCAAGGGCATCACCGCCCGGGACATCATGACCAAGAAGGCGTTCGAGAACGCGATCGCCGTGGTGATGGCGTTCGGTGGGTCCACCAACGCGGTGCTGCACCTGCTCGCCATCGCGAACGAGGCGGAGGTGGACCTGACGCTCGCGGACTTCGACCGGATCGCCGCGAAGGTCCCGCACCTGGGTGACCTCAAGCCGTTCGGCCGCTACGTGATGTACGACGTGGACCGCATCGGCGGCGTGCCGGTGATCATGAAGGCGCTCCTGGACGCGGGCCTGATCCACGGCGACGCGCTCACCGTGACCGGCAAGACCGTCGCGGAGAACCTCGCGGACATCAACCCGCCGGACCCGGACGGCAAGATCCTGCGCGCCCTGGACAACCCGATCCACCACACCGGCGGCATCACGATCCTCGGCGGCTCGCTCGCCCCGGACGGCGCCGTGGTCAAGTCCGCGGGCTTCGACGACGACGTGTTCGAGGGCACCGCCCGCGTGTTCGAGCGGGAGCGCGCCGCGCTGGATGCGCTCGAGGACGGCACGATCACCGACGGCGACGTCGTGGTGATCCGGTACGAGGGCCCCAAGGGCGGCCCCGGGATGCGCGAGATGCTCGCGATCACCGGTGCCATCAAGGGCGCCGGGCTCGGCAAGACCGTGCTGCTGCTCACCGACGGCCGGTTCTCCGGCGGCACCACCGGGCTGTGCGTCGGGCACGTGGCTCCCGAAGCGGTCGACGGCGGCCCGATCGCGTTCGTGCAGGACGGCGACCCGATCCGCCTGGACGTGGCCAACAAGACGCTCGACCTGCTCGTCGACCCTGCCGAGCTCGAGGCCCGCAAGGAGGGCTGGGCGCCGCTGGATCACGCCTTCAAGCGGGGTGTCCTGGCCAAGTACGCCAAGCTCGTCGGCTCGGCGTCGCAGGGGGCCGTGCTCTCCTGA
- the allB gene encoding allantoinase AllB: MTPQQPGHDLVIRAERAITPDGSAAVEIGIRDGAIATIAPLGAGLAGARVRTLAADEVLLPGLVDSHVHINEPGRTDWEGFASATRAAAAGGVTTVIDMPLNSIPPTVDVPALAAKIAASEGKRFVDVGFWGGAVPGSTPNLAPLHEAGVFGFKCFLLPSGVDEFGPLDADELELDLRELTRFDAQMIVHAEDAGAIDHATPAHGPGYADFLASRPRGAENLAIAVVIERARWTGARVHILHLSSSDALPMIVSARRDGVRITVETCPHYLTLTAEDVPAGATTFKCCPPIREGANADRLWEALTDGTIDAVVSDHSPSTVDLKALDTGDFGQAWGGVASLQLGLPIMWTAAQARGIDLDRVVGWMSAGPARVAGLQRKGAIAVGADADLAVFAPEQTFVVDPAALHHKNPITAYAGRTLQGVVRTTLLRGVEVDFHTPRGALLRRGHA; this comes from the coding sequence GTGACGCCGCAGCAGCCCGGCCACGACCTGGTGATCCGGGCCGAGCGAGCCATCACGCCCGACGGCAGCGCCGCCGTCGAGATCGGGATCCGCGACGGCGCGATCGCGACCATCGCACCCCTGGGCGCCGGACTCGCCGGCGCGCGGGTGCGCACCCTCGCCGCCGACGAGGTGCTGCTGCCCGGGCTCGTGGACTCCCACGTGCACATCAACGAGCCCGGTCGCACCGACTGGGAGGGCTTCGCCAGCGCCACCCGGGCAGCCGCGGCCGGCGGCGTGACCACGGTCATCGACATGCCGCTGAACTCGATCCCGCCCACGGTCGACGTGCCGGCCCTGGCGGCGAAGATCGCCGCGAGCGAGGGCAAGCGGTTCGTGGACGTCGGCTTCTGGGGCGGCGCCGTGCCGGGCAGCACACCGAACCTCGCACCCCTGCACGAGGCGGGCGTGTTCGGGTTCAAGTGCTTCCTGCTGCCGTCCGGCGTCGACGAGTTCGGTCCGCTCGACGCCGACGAGCTGGAGCTGGACCTGCGCGAACTGACCCGGTTCGACGCACAGATGATCGTGCACGCCGAGGACGCCGGCGCGATCGACCACGCCACGCCCGCCCACGGCCCCGGCTACGCCGACTTCCTGGCGTCCCGGCCGCGCGGCGCGGAGAACCTCGCGATCGCGGTCGTCATCGAACGCGCTCGCTGGACCGGGGCGCGGGTGCACATCCTGCACCTGAGCTCCTCCGACGCCCTGCCGATGATCGTCAGCGCCCGCCGCGACGGCGTCCGGATCACGGTCGAGACCTGCCCGCACTACCTCACCCTCACCGCCGAGGACGTCCCGGCCGGCGCCACCACGTTCAAGTGCTGCCCACCGATCCGGGAGGGTGCGAACGCCGACCGGCTCTGGGAGGCGCTCACGGACGGCACCATCGACGCGGTGGTCTCCGACCACTCGCCGTCCACCGTCGACCTCAAGGCGCTCGACACCGGCGACTTCGGGCAGGCGTGGGGCGGCGTCGCCTCCCTGCAGCTCGGGCTGCCGATCATGTGGACGGCGGCCCAGGCGCGCGGCATCGACCTGGACCGGGTGGTCGGCTGGATGTCGGCCGGCCCCGCTCGGGTGGCCGGCCTGCAGCGCAAGGGCGCGATCGCCGTCGGGGCCGACGCCGACCTCGCCGTGTTCGCGCCGGAGCAGACGTTCGTCGTCGACCCGGCCGCACTCCACCACAAGAACCCCATCACCGCCTACGCCGGCCGGACCCTGCAGGGAGTGGTACGGACCACCCTGCTCCGCGGCGTCGAGGTGGACTTCCACACACCACGAGGAGCGCTGCTCCGGAGAGGACACGCATGA
- the gcl gene encoding glyoxylate carboligase, with product MPRMRAVDAAVAILEKEGVTQAFGVPGAAINPFYSAMKAHGGIHHVLARHVEGASHMADGYTRAKAGNIGLCVGTSGPAGTDMITGLYAAWADSVPILCLTGQAPVAKLDKEDFQAVDIASIAAPVTKMAKTVLEAGQVPAVFAQAFHLMRSGRPGPVLIDLPVDVQMTEIEFDPDSYTPLPVHRTAATRAQAEKAIDMLLAAERPVFIAGGGIVNAGAEAGLVELAETLGVPVIPTLMGWGAIADDHPLMVGMAGLQTAHRYGNANLLASDLVFGIGNRWANRHTGELSTYTRGRTFIHVDIEPTQIGRVFAPDYGIASDAGAAIELFLEVARERRAAEAVPDYSGWAAECAERKRTMQRKTHFDDVPIKPQRVYEEMNRAFGRDVRYVTTIGLSQIAGAQFLHVYGSRHWINAGQAGPLGWTGPAALGVARAVPEETVVALSGDYDFQFMLEELAVGAQFNIGYVHVVVNNSYLGLIRQSQRAFDMDYQVQLAFDNINSPELEGYGVDHVKAAEALGCKAIRVRRPDDLGDAFAKASAMAAEFRVPVVVEVILERITNIAMGVKIDDVVEFESLAISAEDAPTAVALLD from the coding sequence ATGCCTCGCATGAGAGCAGTGGACGCCGCCGTGGCCATCCTCGAGAAGGAAGGCGTGACGCAGGCGTTCGGCGTGCCCGGTGCCGCCATCAACCCGTTCTACTCCGCCATGAAGGCGCACGGCGGCATCCACCACGTCCTCGCCCGCCACGTCGAGGGCGCCTCGCACATGGCCGACGGCTACACCCGCGCGAAGGCCGGCAACATCGGCCTGTGCGTCGGCACCTCCGGCCCGGCCGGAACGGACATGATCACCGGTCTGTACGCCGCCTGGGCCGACTCCGTCCCGATCCTGTGCCTCACCGGCCAGGCGCCGGTGGCGAAGCTGGACAAGGAGGACTTCCAGGCCGTCGACATCGCCAGCATCGCCGCCCCGGTGACGAAGATGGCCAAGACCGTGCTCGAGGCCGGGCAGGTGCCCGCCGTGTTCGCGCAGGCGTTCCACCTGATGCGCTCCGGCCGGCCCGGCCCCGTGCTGATCGATCTGCCCGTCGACGTGCAGATGACCGAGATCGAGTTCGACCCGGACTCCTACACCCCGCTCCCGGTGCACCGCACCGCGGCCACCCGGGCCCAGGCCGAGAAGGCCATCGACATGCTCCTGGCCGCCGAGCGTCCGGTGTTCATCGCCGGTGGCGGAATCGTCAACGCGGGTGCCGAGGCGGGCCTGGTCGAACTGGCCGAGACCCTCGGCGTGCCGGTGATCCCCACCCTGATGGGCTGGGGTGCGATCGCCGACGACCACCCACTGATGGTCGGCATGGCCGGGCTGCAGACCGCGCACCGGTACGGCAACGCGAACCTGCTCGCCTCGGACCTGGTGTTCGGCATCGGCAACCGCTGGGCGAACCGGCACACCGGTGAGCTGTCCACGTACACCCGCGGCCGCACGTTCATCCATGTGGACATCGAGCCGACCCAGATCGGGCGGGTGTTCGCCCCCGACTACGGCATCGCCTCCGACGCCGGCGCGGCCATCGAGCTGTTTCTCGAGGTCGCCCGCGAGCGCAGGGCCGCAGAGGCAGTGCCGGACTACTCCGGCTGGGCCGCCGAGTGTGCCGAGCGCAAACGCACCATGCAGCGCAAGACGCACTTCGATGACGTGCCGATCAAGCCCCAGCGGGTCTACGAGGAGATGAACAGGGCCTTCGGGCGGGACGTGCGCTACGTGACCACGATCGGCCTGTCCCAGATCGCCGGCGCCCAATTCCTGCACGTGTACGGCTCCAGGCACTGGATCAACGCCGGTCAGGCGGGTCCGCTCGGCTGGACCGGTCCGGCCGCGCTGGGCGTGGCCAGAGCGGTGCCCGAGGAGACCGTGGTCGCGCTGTCCGGCGACTACGACTTCCAGTTCATGCTCGAGGAGCTCGCCGTGGGCGCCCAGTTCAACATCGGCTACGTGCACGTGGTCGTGAACAACTCCTACCTCGGCCTGATCCGTCAGTCCCAGCGGGCGTTCGACATGGACTACCAGGTGCAGCTCGCGTTCGACAACATCAACTCCCCGGAACTCGAGGGCTACGGCGTGGACCACGTGAAGGCCGCGGAGGCACTGGGCTGCAAGGCGATCCGGGTGCGCCGGCCCGACGACCTCGGTGACGCCTTCGCCAAGGCGAGCGCGATGGCCGCCGAGTTCCGGGTGCCGGTCGTGGTGGAGGTGATCCTGGAACGGATCACGAACATCGCGATGGGTGTCAAGATCGACGATGTGGTCGAATTCGAATCGCTTGCCATCTCGGCGGAGGATGCGCCGACCGCCGTCGCCCTGCTGGACTAG
- a CDS encoding DoxX family protein — MSKTIAPAAPVHEARTQEDIVTRPGVRKVLAVSRIVIGFTFLWAFLDKLFGLNFSTPPANSWLNGGTPAQGFIGGIEGPFAGFFGLFANPFGDFLFMFGLLGIGVAMIGGAGLRIAAIGGTLLMLFMFLAEFPTATTMVDGELIRGATNPIVDSHWHEALLLIIAAVTLAGDTWGLGKWWSAKIGKHTWLR, encoded by the coding sequence ATGAGCAAGACCATCGCACCCGCGGCCCCGGTCCACGAGGCTCGCACCCAGGAGGACATCGTCACCCGTCCGGGTGTGCGCAAGGTCCTCGCCGTGAGCCGCATCGTCATCGGGTTCACATTCCTGTGGGCCTTCCTGGACAAGCTGTTCGGGCTGAACTTCTCGACACCGCCCGCGAACTCCTGGCTCAACGGCGGCACCCCGGCCCAGGGCTTCATCGGCGGCATCGAGGGCCCGTTCGCCGGCTTCTTCGGCCTCTTCGCAAACCCGTTCGGCGACTTTCTGTTCATGTTCGGCCTGCTCGGCATCGGGGTCGCCATGATCGGTGGCGCCGGCCTGCGGATCGCGGCGATCGGCGGCACGCTCCTCATGCTGTTCATGTTCCTGGCCGAGTTCCCGACCGCCACCACGATGGTCGACGGCGAGCTGATCCGCGGCGCCACCAACCCCATCGTCGACTCGCACTGGCACGAGGCACTGCTGCTGATCATCGCCGCCGTCACGCTGGCCGGCGACACCTGGGGCCTGGGCAAGTGGTGGTCCGCCAAGATCGGCAAGCACACCTGGCTCCGGTGA